From the genome of Impatiens glandulifera chromosome 9, dImpGla2.1, whole genome shotgun sequence, one region includes:
- the LOC124913696 gene encoding BTB/POZ domain-containing protein At3g50780 codes for MAEIRLTRIEQGQTRIRNVPIAVTPEGFWCCPSPVVFQKSTKTHNKLPKQHPPVSKKQIPPPQRKPPLVPVPVPVSSSNDKTEDPTPSVTNNNPAQASSDRTNRSKVENAPRKVSIELGEPGTSDLKVILFGKQTFAVKLCVHKNVLLEKSGFFLDKLSEQQQHQTSSSSLEIDDCEDIEIYVETVGLMYCKDLRQQLMKQNVSRVLRILKVAELLRFNTCINSCLEYLEAVPWVGDEEEERVVSSVLRLREEGIGVTPILKRIASENTDPPKDTIAHIIDLVLNSSEERGRREMKAIVLKLLRENNNASTSSSSGLSEVYIQTIYSSCKSCLSSLLNQFKQADADKKQIGLDVDNLTWLLEILADRQAADEFAIMWANQDELALLHDQTPVVTRNRVSCITARVFVGIGRGEMLPAKEIRHLLLERWLQPLIDDYSWLQHGCRSFDRKAVEEGIGRTILTLPLEDQQSILLAWLGSFLKAGDNCPNLQKAFEVWWRRTFVKPYA; via the exons atggcTGAGATTAGATTGACGAGGATAGAACAAGGTCAAACTAGGATTAGAAATGTTCCAATTGCTGTAACCCCTGAAGGATTTTGGTGTTGTCCTTCTCCTGTTGTTTTCCAAAAATCAACCAAAACCCATAACAAATTACCCAAACAACATCCTCCTGTCTCCAAGAAACAGATCCCTCCTCCTCAGAGAAAACCGCCTCTAGTTCCAGTTCCAGTTCCGGTTTCttcttcaaatgacaaaacagaAGATCCCACGCCGTCCGTTACTAATAATAATCCTGCACAAGCTAGTAGTGATAGAACAAACCGATCTAAGGTTGAAAATGCACCCAGAAAGGTCTCGATTGAATTGGGTGAACCTGGGACAAGTGATCTTAAGGTCATTCTGTTTGGAAAACAGACTTTCGCTGTTAAGCTCTGCGTTCACAAGAACGTTCTTTTAGAGAAGAGCGGTTTCTTCCTTGACAAACTGTCGGAGCAGCAGCAGCATCAAACAAGTTCGTCTTCTCTTGAAATTGATGATTGTGAGGATATTGAGATTTACGTTGAAACAGTTGGACTGATGTATTGCAAAGACTTGAGACAACAGTTGATGAAACAAAACGTTTCACGGGTCCTAAGAATACTCAAG GTGGCGGAATTGCTTCGATTCAACACCTGCATAAACTCGTGTTTGGAATACTTAGAAGCTGTACCATGGGTAGGAGACGAGGAAGAAGAGAGAGTGGTCTCTTCAGTTCTTCGTCTTCGCGAAGAAGGTATTGGGGTAACCCCAATCCTTAAACGGATTGCCTCAGAAAACACCGATCCTCCAAAGGACACAATTGCTCACATAATTGACTTAGTTCTCAACAGCAGCGAAGAACGAGGAAGAAGGGAGATGAAAGCTATAGTTTTGAAGCTCTTACGAGAAAACAACAATGCTTCTACAAGTTCTTCTTCGGGTTTATCCGAAGTATACATTCAAACAATCTATTCCTCTTGTAAGAGCTGCTTAAGTTCGTTACTGAACCAATTCAAGCAAGCGGATGCAGACAAGAAACAGATAGGTCTAGATGTGGATAATCTCACTTGGCTACTCGAGATATTGGCTGACAGACAAGCGGCTGATGAGTTTGCTATAATGTGGGCTAACCAAGATGAGCTAGCGTTACTTCACGATCAAACACCGGTTGTGACTCGTAACCGAGTGAGCTGCATAACTGCTAGAGTTTTTGTTGGGATTGGACGAGGAGAAATGCTGCCTGCTAAAGAAATCAGGCATCTATTGCTGGAAAGATGGCTGCAGCCGTTGATCGATGATTATAGCTGGTTGCAACATGGATGCAGATCGTTCGATAGGAAGGCGGTTGAGGAAGGGATAGGTAGGACGATCCTTACATTGCCTTTGGAGGATCAGCAGAGCATTTTGCTGGCTTGGTTGGGAAGTTTTCTTAAGGCAGGAGATAACTGCCCGAATCTTCAGAAGGCGTTCGAGGTGTGGTGGAGAAGGACTTTCGTTAAACCATACGCTTAA
- the LOC124913695 gene encoding BEL1-like homeodomain protein 2, with product MSQDFHHHQNHQGVFNTFSNNDFEKVHVSHQIRRDKLRLQGFDMAPPLSDQIPAGIHPYDSSSAGMLSEMFNYSLSAAAAGPTTATDLLENQISHNYGSSDWYTNPRHNRQIPNTINGADSMQLFLMNPNPRSPSPSPPSSNSSTLHMLLPNPTSFHNPISPVQIPWVPAGETRGTHVVEGQGLSLSLSSSLQRLEAAKAAADEFRMRDGNMIFFNQIGGGSQSFGSPRVGFSGSNTVNMLRNSKYTKAAQELLDEFCSVGRGQFIKKNKFAKPNNSNNNNQDSSAAGGSGGGGAGAGSSSKDLLPSTADRIEHQRRKVKLLAMLDEMDRRYNHYCEQMQMVVNSFEMVMGFGSALPYTALAQKAMSRHFRCLKDAITAQLKLSCELLGEKDLGTSGITKGETPRLKLLEQSLRQQRAFHQMGMMDQEAWRPQRGLPDRSVNILRAWLFEHFLHPYPSDADKHLLARQTGLSRNQVSNWFINARVRLWKPMVEDMYQQEVIEDGEERETNPNSPQISSSSATATVTPLATASIAATAKINALDSDPSLIAINNRRNCFSENQANQPQQQQQQPNIIVANNSYSIPNQALLSADQIMGNSTLIRFGASSGDVSLTLGLRHVGNLPEKNPFSVTDFGAC from the exons ATGTCCCAAGATTTCCACCACCACCAAAACCATCAAGGTGTATTCAATACTTTCTCGAATAATGACTTCGAGAAAGTACACGTCTCTCATCAGATCCGAAGAGACAAGCTTCGTCTACAAGGTTTCGACATGGCCCCACCACTTTCCGACCAGATTCCCGCCGGAATTCACCCTTACGACTCCTCCTCCGCCGGAATGCTCTCAGAGATGTTCAATTACTCCTTATCCGCCGCCGCAGCAGGACCTACAACCGCCACCGACTTACTCGAGAATCAGATTTCTCATAATTATGGTTCCTCTGATTGGTACACTAACCCGAGACACAACCGTCAGATTCCAAATACAATTAATGGTGCGGATTCCATGCAACTTTTTCTCATGAACCCTAATCCCAGATCTCCTTCTCCATCTCCACCTTCTTCTAATTCTTCAACTCTCCATATGCTTCTTCCAAACCCTACTTCCTTTCACAATCCCATTTCTCCGGTTCAGATTCCGTGGGTCCCCGCCGGAGAAACCAGAGGAACTCATGTCGTCGAAGGACAGGGACTTTCTCTTTCCCTCTCCTCCTCTTTACAACGTTTGGAGGCCGCCAAAGCTGCCGCCGACGAATTTAGGATGAGAGATGGAAATATGATCttctttaaccaaataggcGGTGGGTCTCAATCGTTCGGTTCTCCCCGGGTCGGTTTCTCTGGATCGAATACAGTTAACATGTTGAGGAATTCCAAATATACAAAAGCGGCTCAAGAACTTCTAGATGAATTTTGCAGCGTGGGGAGGGGTCAATTCATTAAGAAGAACAAATTTGCTAAAccaaataatagtaataataataatcaagaCTCCTCCGCCGCCGGAGGTAGTGGCGGCGGCGGCGCCGGTGCTGGGTCGTCGTCGAAGGATCTTCTTCCGTCAACGGCAGATAGAATTGAGCATCAAAGGAGAAAGGTCAAACTGTTGGCCATGCTTGATGAG ATGGATAGGCGTTACAACCATTATTGCGAGCAGATGCAAATGGTGGTGAATTCATTTGAAATGGTAATGGGATTCGGTTCAGCTCTTCCATACACAGCCCTAGCTCAAAAGGCAATGTCTAGGCACTTTAGGTGTCTAAAGGATGCAATAACTGCACAATTAAAGCTGAGTTGCGAGTTATTGGGAGAAAAGGATTTGGGCACCTCGGGTATAACAAAAGGGGAAACCCCTAGGTTAAAATTGTTGGAACAAagcttgagacaacaaagagcCTTTCATCAAATGGGCATGATGGATCAAGAAGCTTGGCGCCCTCAAAGAGGTCTACCTGACCGCTCGGTCAATATTCTTAGGGCTTGGCTTTTCGAACATTTTCTTCACCC GTATCCAAGCGATGCTGATAAACATCTCTTGGCTCGACAGACCGGTCTCTCAAGAAACCAG GTATCAAACTGGTTCATTAATGCTAGGGTCAGATTGTGGAAACCCATGGTGGAAGACATGTATCAACAAGAGGTAATAGAAgatggagaagagagagaaacaaaccCTAATTCTCCTcaaatttcttcatcttctgcGACTGCTACTGTCACCCCTTTGGCCACAGCATCTATTGCTGCTACAGCCAAAATCAATGCACTTGATAGTGACCCATCACTAATAGCAATCAATAATCGAAGAAATTGCTTCTCGGAAAACCAAGCAAACCaaccacaacaacaacaacagcaaCCTAATATTATTGTCGCTAATAATTCCTACTCCATTCCAAACCAAGCTTTGTTATCTGCCGATCAAATCATGGGTAATTCAACCCTTATTAGGTTTGGAGCTTCTTCCGGCGACGTCTCTCTCACTCTAGGGCTAAGGCACGTCGGAAACCTACCGGAGAAGAACCCTTTCTCCGTCACGGATTTTGGCGCTTGTTGA